One Temnothorax longispinosus isolate EJ_2023e chromosome 8, Tlon_JGU_v1, whole genome shotgun sequence genomic region harbors:
- the Dsor1 gene encoding dual specificity mitogen-activated protein kinase kinase 1 isoform X1, with protein MSKNKLNLTLPPGSIEPVPEASPSPPVPPLPAYPEPAEMPDGMRDTFNIAALQERLEELEMDEEQRRRLESFLGQKQRVGELCGEDFEKLSDLGSGNGGVVSKVKHKKFGVIMAMKQIRLEVKPLIKKQIIRELKVLHECNFAHIVGFYGAFCSGGEICICMEYMDGGSLDQIMKRAGRIPESMISTITCAVLKGLTYLRDKHAIMHRDVKPSNILVNSAGEIKLCDFGVSGQLIDSMAHSFVGTRSYMSPERLQGSHYSVQSDIWSLGLSLVEMAIGMYPIPPPDDKLLASIFGSEWVQHAGENPADRQVNESTPSTKGCTHAPKPLAVFELLELIVNEPPPRLPSGLFSNAFIDFTDRCLKRNPNDRADLKTLTNHEWIKKAESENVDLAGWVCRTLNLQPSTPTHLSTVQS; from the exons ATGTCAAAGAACAAACTCAACTTGACATTACCACCTGGGTCAATAGAACCGGTACCAGAAGCATCGCCGTCGCCACCGGTTCCACCTTTACCTGCCTACCCGGAACCTGCAGAGATGCCCGA tGGCATGAGGGATACATTCAACATAGCGGCACTCCAAGAGAGACTGGAGGAGCTGGAAATGGACGAGGAACAAAGGAGACGACTAGAGAGCTTTCTGGGACAGAAACAAAGAGTTGGAGAACTTTGCGGCGAGgactttgaaaaattaagtGACTTGGGTTCGGGTAATGGTGGTGTTGTTTCGAAAgtcaaacataaaaaatttggtGTTATAATGGCGATGAAG cAAATACGCTTGGAAGTGAAGCCACTCATTAAGAAGCAAATAATTAGAGAATTAAAAGTCCTTCACGAATGTAACTTTGCACATATAGTTGGATTTTATGGTGCTTTTTGCAG TGGAGGAgaaatttgtatatgtatgGAATATATGGATGGTGGATCGTTAGACCAAATAATGAAAAGAGCAGGACGAATTCCAGAATCCATGATAAGTACAATCACGTGTGCT GTTTTAAAAGGTTTAACCTACTTGCGAGATAAGCATGCCATAATGCACCGGGACGTAAAACCAAGCAACATCTTGGTGAATAGCGCGGGCGAGATCAAACTCTGCGACTTTGGCGTTTCTGGACAACTGATTGATTCGATGGCTCATTCGTTCGTCGGCACACGAAGTTACATGTCG ccAGAAAGACTCCAGGGATCACATTACTCGGTGCAGAGCGATATTTGGTCGCTTGGACTGTCACTCGTGGAAATGGCAATTGGAATGTATCCTATACCACCACCGGATGATAAGCTTCTAGCCTCGATATTCGGTTCAGAATGGGTGCAACACGCCGGGGAGAATCCGGCTGACCGTCAGGTCAACGAGTCCACGCCGTCAACGAAAGGTT GCACGCACGCTCCCAAGCCCTTGGCGGTATTCGAACTGTTGGAACTGATAGTCAATGAACCACCGCCGAGACTGCCATCCGGATTATTCAGCAACGCTTTTATAGATTTCACCGATCGGTGCTTAAAGAGAAACCCAAACGACAGGGCAGACTTGAAAACGTTGACG AATCACGAGTGGATAAAGAAAGCCGAGTCGGAGAACGTAGACCTCGCTGGATGGGTGTGTCGCACGCTGAACCTGCAACCGTCTACGCCAACGCATTTGTCGACTGTGCAGTCTTGA
- the LOC139817592 gene encoding putative RNA-binding protein EEED8.10 has product MDDTLEFDYAEMLHHISVVVSDDCLRSEMVDGVPIRKLFVSNLAERTTFKDLRTYFSMYGNVESCYLRRNQGKSNYAFVTFTKVADAVTAMQDGSRKRIRLHNRDLRVMAADSWHQPDSTEQRLYTMGKDSTKTCERKLSTEQYVHKYLQNDTENVSIHMLNDDCLRHIFLFLPIIDRVRIEIVCKRWRDLSQDSWHMIKTLDLSPSTWGFTYTHTIRTALLRKILLKCGRFLTRIKLNDPIHYLSQSTLTVIGKLCPNLTNIDVTALTVCASGIRTLANNCRNITKFNLGPSTYSCDNELKCLFKLNQNLEYLAITRNNILGKCLLCLPAQTMHTIILDRCDYLQDTHLSMALKELENLNHLAINECIGIAKHTLEVVGQHCKSLRTLELDGDFPSAQTADMLYLIHLVNLQVLKITYNPKISDDFLTDLVQHCQQLTNVDITGCSNVSDVGLTAIATLVRLEKLIVSYMHQITDDGLKNVCGLKELECRRCLFSDRGMTTLIQSSPELQLLDLSGCRNIKDPTLEVAKDVCNSRTNNVMLKMIVGGTAILTKKEIGQERLPPLLHIVHVDLSDIGSVSNTCLVDELDSWYDGDSDYTEYSDYIEYSDYTDYSEDDIYCREPDELDHYSDY; this is encoded by the exons ATGGACGATACTTTAGAATTTGATTATGCCGAAATGCTTCATCACATAAGCGTAGTCGTGTCGGACG ATTGCCTACGTTCGGAAATGGTTGACGGCGTACCGATACGAAAATTATTCGTCAGCAATTTGGCTGAAAGG ACAACTTTCAAGGATTTACGCACATACTTTTCTATGTATGGAAACGTCGAGAGTTGCTACTTGCGTAGAAATCAGGGGAAAAGTAACTATGCGTTTGTCACGTTTACTAAAGTGGCAGATGCAGTGAC AGCGATGCAAGACGGGAGTAGGAAGCGCATAAGATTGCACAACAGAGATTTAAGGGTGATGGCCGCAGATTCTTGGCATCAACCTGACAGTACGGAGCAGAGATTGTATACGATGGGAAAAGACTCGACCAAAACTTGCGAAAGAAAGCTCAGCACGGAACAATACGTTCACAAGTATCTGCAAAATGACACCGAAAATGTATCCATCCATATGCTGAATGACGATTGCTTGAGACATATCTTCCTGTTTTTGCCAATTATAGATAGAGTCCGCATAGAGATAG tttGCAAGCGCTGGAGAGATTTAAGCCAAGATTCCTGGCATATGATTAAGACATTGGATCTCTCGCCATCTACGTGGGGTTTCACGTACACCCATACCATCCGTACGGCTTTACTTcgcaaaatattacttaaatgtGGCAGATTCTTAACGCGAATAAAGCTAAATGACCCGATTCATTATTTAAGCCAAAGCACGTTGACCGTTATCGGGAAACTTTGCCCTAATCTTACGAATATCGACGTTACCGCACTGACAGTTTGCGCGTCAGGTATACGAACATTAGCAAATAATTGTAGAAACATAACCAAGTTTAATTTAGGACCATCTACATATAGTTGTGATAACGAGTTAAAGTGTCTCTTTAAGCTAAATCAAAACTTGGAATATCTCGCGATAACTAGAAATAACATTTTGGGCAAATGCTTATTATGCTTGCCAGCGCAAACTATGCATACAATTATATTGGACCGTTGCGACTATCTTCAGGACACTCACCTTTCAATG GCACTAAAGGAGCTCGAAAATTTGAACCATCTCGCGATAAACGAATGTATCGGTATAGCTAAACACACATTGGAAGTTGTCGGTCAGCATTGTAAAAGTTTAAGAACATTGGAGCTCGACGGAGACTTTCCCTCCGCACAAACGGCGGATATGTTGTATTTAATTCACCTTGTCAATCTGcaagttttaaaaatcacgTACAATCCTAAGATATCGGACGATTTCCTTACCGATTTAGTACAACATTGTCAGCAGCTTACCAACGTAGACATTACAG GTTGTTCCAACGTGAGCGATGTCGGATTAACGGCTATTGCTACGTTAGTAAGACTAGAAAAATTAATCGTCAGTTATATGCATCAAATTACTGACGATGGCTTGAAAAACGTGTGTGGCTTAAAAGAATTGGAGTGCCGAAGATGTCTATTTAGCGATCGGGGCATGACAACGCTCATCCAATCCTCGCCCGAATTACAATTGTTAGATCTCTCCGGATGTAGGAATATTAAGGACCCCACTCTTGAGGTGGCTAAAGACGTTTGTAACAGTCGAACTAATAACGTCATGTTGAAGATGATCGTTGGGGGAACAGCAATTCTCACTAAGAAAGAAATAGGTCAAGAGAGACTGCCTCCGCTATTGCATATAGTTCACGTCGATTTGTCTGATATTGGTAGCGTGTCTAATACGTGTCTCGTGGATGAGCTGGATTCTTGGTACGATGGAGATTCAGATTATACAGAATATTCCGATTACATAGAATATTCAGATTATACGGACTATTCGGAAGATGATATATACTGTAGAGAACCTGATGAATTAGATCATTATTCCGATTATTAA
- the LOC139817585 gene encoding sodium/potassium-transporting ATPase subunit alpha: MQSTLKAQQTAQQPTRVSSIPHQSNRASTIHLHKRKLTEQEIQELHQELETVDHVIALETLYERLGTNAETGLTREQARKIMERDGPNAMSPPKVTPEYVKFLKCMFHGFASLLWVCAILCFVLYGVTHLMHEIDTGIAWLGIIIVSICITSGVFAYIQESKNIKVMESFEKMVPTFATVIRDGVKLRLGTEELVLGDLVEIRMGDKIPADIRITECRGLRVENSSITGESEPVARTDYPTDRNPLESANVAFSTSFAVAGDGKGIVIATGDRTMIGRLAGLTSQLTKIETPIAKEIRHFVEIITIVAVLCGLGFFGLSLLLEPNLVRAFTYLLGIVIANVPEVLLVTVTTVLTLTAQKMASKNCLVKNLEAVETLGSTSAICSDKTGTLTQNKMSVSNLWFGHTRYNFPPGERIGVERDLLLEKPAFGVMLRAATLCLRAEFTAESFMLAPIEEREIIGDASETGILKFCEHIHPTQRYREAHSKVAEIPFSSTTKYQMSIHRDAYGYTMILKGAPEVILDTCATILTANGETREMAANDYAISRRACTELGYLGERVLAYCDLHLPASVYGPTYKFDTDSPASYNFPVKGYRFVGLISLQDPPRPGVPEAVHKCRTAGIKVIMVTGDHPVTAMAIAKKVGIISEGHEIRYERVLQDRSYSQVTDSQQAVSPPDTAAAIVITGAELRNMDASELDNVIRRYEEIVFARTSPQQKLLIVESCQRLGEIVAVTGDGVNDSPALRKADIGVAMGIAGSDVAKNAADMILMDDNFASIVTGVEEGRLIFDNLKKSIAYTLTSSVPEMLPMLSGLLLAIPLPLVIELVICIDVGTDLVPAIALAYEKPESDIMRRAPRNPQYDKLVNKRLISITYGQIGMTQSLAGFYTYFMVLMMNGFMPDRLLGLRIEWENPSINDLQDSWGQTWTYENRMNLLMEAQSGYFLSIVITQMIDLIMCKTRRNSIFQQGMSNWFVNFSFVFEVILTGILLYVPGTEYVFKTMPLMAYWYWPCLPLGAFLWIYDELRRLCIRLFPGGIMERETYY; encoded by the coding sequence ATGCAGAGCACTTTGAAGGCGCAGCAAACGGCACAGCAGCCGACTCGCGTATCTTCTATACCGCATCAATCGAATCGCGCGTCCACCATACACCTGCACAAGAGGAAGTTGACCGAACAGGAGATACAAGAGCTGCATCAGGAATTGGAGACCGTCGACCACGTAATAGCTTTGGAGACTTTGTACGAAAGATTAGGCACGAACGCGGAAACGGGCCTGACAAGGGAGCAGGCGCGCAAAATCATGGAACGAGATGGACCGAACGCAATGTCACCGCCCAAGGTCACGCCGGAATACGTCAAATTCCTCAAGTGCATGTTCCACGGATTCGCCTCGTTGCTCTGGGTCTGCGCGATTCTATGCTTCGTCCTGTACGGCGTCACTCATTTGATGCACGAGATCGACACTGGCATCGCATGGCTAGGCATAATCATCGTTTCGATATGCATCACCTCGGGGGTATTTGCGTACATACAGGAGAGCAAGAATATCAAGGTGATGGAGTCCTTCGAGAAGATGGTGCCCACCTTTGCCACCGTGATCCGTGACGGGGTGAAACTGCGCCTCGGCACGGAGGAGCTGGTTCTGGGCGACCTGGTGGAAATACGTATGGGCGACAAGATTCCGGCCGACATCAGGATAACCGAGTGCCGCGGGCTCAGGGTCGAGAACTCGAGCATCACCGGCGAGAGCGAGCCGGTGGCGCGCACCGATTATCCCACCGACAGAAATCCCCTCGAGTCCGCCAACGTGGCCTTTTCCACGTCGTTCGCGGTGGCGGGTGACGGCAAAGGGATCGTGATCGCCACGGGCGATCGCACCATGATAGGCCGTCTGGCCGGTCTCACGTCGCAGCTCACCAAGATCGAGACGCCAATCGCTAAGGAGATCAGGCATTTCGTCGAGATCATCACGATCGTGGCGGTTCTGTGCGGCCTGGGGTTTTTCGGCCTGTCGCTGCTGCTCGAACCGAATCTCGTGCGAGCGTTTACCTATCTGCTCGGCATAGTTATCGCCAATGTGCCCGAGGTGCTGCTGGTGACCGTGACGACAGTCTTGACGCTGACCGCCCAGAAGATGGCGAGTAAGAACTGCCTGGTGAAGAATCTGGAGGCGGTTGAGACTCTAGGCTCGACGTCGGCCATCTGCTCCGACAAGACGGGCACGCTCACGCAGAACAAGATGTCCGTGTCTAATTTGTGGTTCGGCCACACCAGGTACAACTTTCCGCCGGGCGAGAGAATTGGCGTCGAGAGGGACCTGTTGCTGGAGAAGCCGGCTTTCGGCGTCATGTTACGTGCCGCTACTCTCTGTCTGCGTGCCGAGTTTACCGCCGAATCCTTCATGCTGGCGCCCATCGAGGAGCGCGAGATCATCGGTGACGCGTCCGAGACCGGTATCCTCAAGTTTTGCGAGCACATCCATCCGACGCAGAGGTACCGCGAGGCTCATTCGAAGGTCGCCGAGATCCCCTTCAGCTCGACGACCAAGTATCAGATGTCGATACACCGGGACGCCTACGGTTATACGATGATATTGAAAGGCGCCCCGGAGGTGATCCTGGACACGTGCGCGACGATCCTGACGGCGAACGGAGAGACGAGGGAGATGGCCGCCAACGATTACGCGATATCCCGTCGAGCCTGCACCGAGTTGGGTTACCTCGGCGAGCGCGTTCTAGCTTACTGCGACTTGCATCTGCCCGCCAGCGTCTACGGGCCGACGTACAAGTTCGACACCGACTCGCCCGCGTCCTACAACTTTCCCGTCAAGGGATACAGATTTGTCGGGCTGATAAGTCTGCAGGATCCCCCGAGGCCCGGCGTGCCCGAGGCGGTGCATAAATGCCGCACCGCCGGTATCAAGGTGATCATGGTGACGGGTGATCATCCGGTGACGGCGATGGCGATCGCCAAGAAAGTTGGTATCATAAGCGAAGGCCACGAGATTCGTTACGAGCGAGTCCTGCAAGACAGGTCTTACTCGCAAGTGACCGACTCGCAACAAGCGGTCAGCCCGCCGGACACCGCCGCCGCGATCGTCATCACCGGTGCCGAATTGAGGAACATGGATGCGAGCGAGCTCGACAACGTTATACGCCGTTACGAGGAGATCGTGTTCGCGAGGACGTCGCCGCAGCAAAAGCTGCTAATCGTGGAGAGCTGCCAACGGCTGGGAGAGATCGTCGCGGTCACCGGCGACGGTGTCAACGATTCACCGGCGTTGCGGAAGGCCGACATAGGAGTAGCGATGGGGATCGCCGGTTCCGACGTTGCCAAGAACGCCGCGGATATGATACTCATGGACGACAATTTTGCGTCGATCGTCACGGGTGTCGAGGAGGGCCGCCTGATATTCGACAACTTGAAGAAATCGATCGCGTACACGTTAACGTCGAGCGTGCCGGAGATGTTGCCGATGTTGAGCGGCCTGTTACTCGCGATTCCCCTACCGTTGGTCATCGAACTGGTCATCTGCATAGACGTCGGCACCGACCTCGTTCCCGCGATCGCTCTCGCCTACGAGAAGCCAGAGTCCGATATAATGCGCCGGGCGCCGAGAAACCCTCAGTACGACAAACTGGTCAACAAGCGTCTGATATCCATCACCTACGGCCAGATAGGAATGACGCAGTCGTTGGCCGGATTTTACACTTACTTCATGGTACTTATGATGAACGGCTTTATGCCCGATCGTCTGTTGGGATTGCGAATAGAATGGGAGAACCCATCCATCAACGATCTACAAGATTCCTGGGGCCAAACGTGGACTTACGAAAATCGAATGAATCTCTTGATGGAGGCGCAAAGCGGATACTTCCTTTCTATCGTTATAACGCAAATGATAGATCTGATCATGTGCAAGACCAGGCGCAATTCCATCTTTCAACAAGGAATGAGCAACTGGTTTGTCAACTTTTCCTTCGTTTTCGAAGTTATTCTAACGGGGATCTTGCTCTATGTTCCAGGCACGGAATACGTATTCAAGACCATGCCACTGATGGCTTATTGGTACTGGCCTTGCCTGCCGCTCGGTGCATTTCTTTGGATCTACGACGAATTAAGACGTCTGTGTATTCGTCTCTTTCCAGGTGGAATCATGGAAAGAGAAACGTATTATTGA
- the Dsor1 gene encoding dual specificity mitogen-activated protein kinase kinase 1 isoform X2, whose product MSKNKLNLTLPPGSIEPVPEASPSPPVPPLPAYPEPAEMPDGMRDTFNIAALQERLEELEMDEEQRRRLESFLGQKQRVGELCGEDFEKLSDLGSGNGGVVSKVKHKKFGVIMAMKQIRLEVKPLIKKQIIRELKVLHECNFAHIVGFYGAFCSGGEICICMEYMDGGSLDQIMKRAGRIPESMISTITCAVLKGLTYLRDKHAIMHRDVKPSNILVNSAGEIKLCDFGVSGQLIDSMAHSFVGTRSYMSPERLQGSHYSVQSDIWSLGLSLVEMAIGMYPIPPPDDKLLASIFGSEWVQHAGENPADRQVNESTPSTKGTHAPKPLAVFELLELIVNEPPPRLPSGLFSNAFIDFTDRCLKRNPNDRADLKTLTNHEWIKKAESENVDLAGWVCRTLNLQPSTPTHLSTVQS is encoded by the exons ATGTCAAAGAACAAACTCAACTTGACATTACCACCTGGGTCAATAGAACCGGTACCAGAAGCATCGCCGTCGCCACCGGTTCCACCTTTACCTGCCTACCCGGAACCTGCAGAGATGCCCGA tGGCATGAGGGATACATTCAACATAGCGGCACTCCAAGAGAGACTGGAGGAGCTGGAAATGGACGAGGAACAAAGGAGACGACTAGAGAGCTTTCTGGGACAGAAACAAAGAGTTGGAGAACTTTGCGGCGAGgactttgaaaaattaagtGACTTGGGTTCGGGTAATGGTGGTGTTGTTTCGAAAgtcaaacataaaaaatttggtGTTATAATGGCGATGAAG cAAATACGCTTGGAAGTGAAGCCACTCATTAAGAAGCAAATAATTAGAGAATTAAAAGTCCTTCACGAATGTAACTTTGCACATATAGTTGGATTTTATGGTGCTTTTTGCAG TGGAGGAgaaatttgtatatgtatgGAATATATGGATGGTGGATCGTTAGACCAAATAATGAAAAGAGCAGGACGAATTCCAGAATCCATGATAAGTACAATCACGTGTGCT GTTTTAAAAGGTTTAACCTACTTGCGAGATAAGCATGCCATAATGCACCGGGACGTAAAACCAAGCAACATCTTGGTGAATAGCGCGGGCGAGATCAAACTCTGCGACTTTGGCGTTTCTGGACAACTGATTGATTCGATGGCTCATTCGTTCGTCGGCACACGAAGTTACATGTCG ccAGAAAGACTCCAGGGATCACATTACTCGGTGCAGAGCGATATTTGGTCGCTTGGACTGTCACTCGTGGAAATGGCAATTGGAATGTATCCTATACCACCACCGGATGATAAGCTTCTAGCCTCGATATTCGGTTCAGAATGGGTGCAACACGCCGGGGAGAATCCGGCTGACCGTCAGGTCAACGAGTCCACGCCGTCAACGAAAG GCACGCACGCTCCCAAGCCCTTGGCGGTATTCGAACTGTTGGAACTGATAGTCAATGAACCACCGCCGAGACTGCCATCCGGATTATTCAGCAACGCTTTTATAGATTTCACCGATCGGTGCTTAAAGAGAAACCCAAACGACAGGGCAGACTTGAAAACGTTGACG AATCACGAGTGGATAAAGAAAGCCGAGTCGGAGAACGTAGACCTCGCTGGATGGGTGTGTCGCACGCTGAACCTGCAACCGTCTACGCCAACGCATTTGTCGACTGTGCAGTCTTGA
- the LOC139817590 gene encoding CWF19-like protein 2 produces the protein MDRVDTCKTQIDKVKYKNEDIGSVVHRKSSKKSKSKKRKVNKKENKKREKKRKCSSSSSENDDGDEFEWVERNDGGQVSSCTIENLADRKVQENQIKRDEWMNVESFVPYLSKPISAKPQGSDITKEGKAEILPNEPGQSDRELNPYWKDGGDGLPRRNPGKPDNPKIFDATWLKKSLRRAEEQAVRDGKCLEEVAAERWGSLETIRTMITEAERVSSAERNKLYRKRSHNDRNNEDSYRISGLRMRKHSRSRSKSRDRVEKHTTSDYSSQRRAELKQTYQRPKDNDDYYQRTMPASSRMKNWKKDKERQVIELPASEPKEVDLGNINSTNDMDEGKSIVLTEAEMNKLGARIIKAELMGDDELAAHLKIQLEHARKHVASCSTNAQEDNVILTRTDAKGTARPIQPRSQSKRENYGKKKTIETHISGERVRHFIDDDKYSLREMFQREKGRSTNEDEAIFTKLASRSMDHMDDIFERQIIQTDLEARQDKLDRTQAIKEHKDLSKCMDTCWWCLDSKNMLKHMVVAMDSVICLSLPACTSLSSGHCILTPVQHVACQLQLDEDVWDRLKELKRKLIKMFTKEDLYPIFFEVYKRRCKFSHMQLECIPLPKEIGELAPIYFKKALLECEIEWSINKKIVELTCKGIRHAIPNGLSYFMVEFASHPGYAHVIEDEEMFPRNFAKEIIGGMLDLDHNLWRKPKKQSFEEQRVKVLEFTEKWKKYNSLQSEKISFRQMLLNDDTSVYHFSI, from the exons ATG gATCGCGTAGATACTTGTAAAACACAAATTGACAAAGTCAAATACAAGAATGAAGATATCGGCTCCGTTGTGCACAGGAAATCAAGCAAAAAGTCGAAatctaaaaagagaaaagttaataaaaaggaaaacaagaagcgtgagaaaaagagaaaatgctCATCCTCAAGCAGC gaaAACGACGACGGCGATGAATTTGAATGGGTAGAGAGAAATGATGGAGGACAAGTCTCGTCGTGTACTATTGAAAATCTTGCTGATCGTAAGGTACAAGAAAATCAGATTAAAAGAGACGAATGGATGAATGTGGAAAGTTTTGTTCCATATTTATCAAAGCCCATCAGTGCAAAACCACAAGGATCAGACATAACGAAGGAAGGCAAGGCTGAGATTCTTCCAAATGAACCAGGGCAAAGTGACAGAGAATTGAATCCATACTGGAAAGATGGAGGTGATGGGTTACCCCGAAGGAATCCAGGAAAACCTGACAATCCCAAGATTTTCGATGCAACGTGGCTAAAAAAGAGTCTTCGGCGTGCCGAGGAACAAGCTGTTCGAGATGGTAAATGTCTAGAGGAAGTGGCTGCTGAACGTTGGGGT TCCCTAGAAACTATACGAACGATGATAACCGAAGCAGAAAGAGTGTCCAGTGCCGAACGGAATAAACTGTATCGCAAAAGGTCACACAATGACAGAAACAATGAAGATTCCTATAGAATTTCCGGTCTGAGAATGAGAAAGCATTCGAGATCGAGATCTAAAAGTAGAGACCGTGTTGAAAAACACACAACATCTGACTACTCGTCCCAACGTCGCGCAGAGTTAAAACAAACTTATCAAAGACCCAAAGATAACGACGATTATTATCAACGGACTATGCCCGCCAGTAGTCGtatgaaaaattggaaaaaagataaagaacgTCAAGTTATCGAGTTACCTGCATCCGAGCCGAAAGAAGTCGATTTAGGGAACATTAACAGCACAAATGACATGGATGAGGGAAAAAGCATTGTTTTGACCGAAGCGGAAATGAACAAATTAGGAGCAAGAATTATTAAAGCTGAATTAATGGGCGATGAT GAATTAGCAGCTCACCTTAAAATCCAATTAGAGCACGCGAGAAAGCACGTTGCATCATGCAGTACCAATGCGCAGGAGGATAATGTAATTCTCACGAGAACCGATGCAAAAG GTACCGCAAGACCGATACAACCTAGAAGTCAATCTAAGCGAGAAAATTACGGAAAGAAGAAAACTATCGAGACACATATCTCTGGTGAGAGAGTGCGCCATTTCATAGACGATGATAAATATTCCTTACGAGAAATG TTTCAACGAGAGAAAGGAAGGTCCACGAATGAAGACGAAGCAATTTTCACTAAACTCGCTTCTAGA AGCATGGATCACATGGATGATATATTTGAGCGACAAATTATACAAACGGATTTGGAAGCGAGACAAGACAAGTTGGATCGTACACAGGCGATTAAAGAGCACAAAGATTTATCTAAATGTATGGACACGTGTTGGTGGTGCCTTGATTCGAAAAATATGTTGAAGCACATGGTCGTTGCAATGGACTCTGTGATTTGCTTAAGCCTGCCCGCTTGTACCTCCTTGAGTAGTGGTCATTGTATATTGACTCCTGTACAACACGTGGCGTGTCAGTTGCAACTAGACGAAGATGTATGGGATAGGTTGAAG gaattgaaaagaaaattaataaagatgttTACGAAAGAAGATCTCTATCCGATATTCTTTGAAGTGTATAAAAGACGTTGTAAATTTTCACATATGCAATTAGAATGTATTCCCTTACCGAAAGAGATTGGCGAGTTGGCACCGATATATTTTAAG AAAGCTTTATTGGAATGCGAAATTGAATGGTCCATCAATAAGAAAATTGTCGAACTAACATGTAAAGGTATACGCCACGCCATACCGAATggtttatcatattttatggTAGAATTTGCTTCGCATCCTGGTTATGCTCATGTGATCGAGGATGAGGAAATGTTTCCGCGGAATTTTGCCAAG gaaataATAGGAGGGATGCTGGATTTGGATCACAACCTGTGGCGCAAAccaaaaaaacaaagttttgAGGAACAAAGAGTAAAAGTATTagaatttacagaaaaatggaaaaagtaTAATTCTCTACAATCGGAAA AAATTTCTTTTCGTCAAATGTTGTTAAATGATGATACATCAGTCTATCATTTTTCTATCTGA